Proteins found in one Planctomycetes bacterium MalM25 genomic segment:
- a CDS encoding YHS domain protein gives MAASKVGLDGYCPVCQVNMKQWMAGSSQHQAAYDGVIYRFPGAEQKAMFQADPAKYAPALAGDDVVAYARTGRRTPGKTAYGARYLDRLYFFGTEANKEAFRANPAQFANADLALGGECAVCRVDMNASMAGAAQFTTLHNGLRYQFAGAQQKQLFDSNPRRYAVTPLTASPVGSGRVPAGSGSGSGGR, from the coding sequence ATGGCCGCGAGCAAGGTTGGCCTCGACGGCTACTGCCCCGTCTGCCAGGTCAACATGAAGCAATGGATGGCGGGGTCGTCCCAGCACCAAGCGGCGTACGATGGCGTCATCTACCGCTTCCCTGGCGCCGAGCAGAAGGCGATGTTCCAGGCCGATCCGGCCAAGTACGCCCCGGCGCTTGCCGGGGACGACGTGGTCGCCTACGCCCGCACCGGAAGACGCACGCCCGGCAAGACGGCCTACGGAGCCCGCTACCTGGACCGGCTGTACTTCTTCGGCACCGAAGCGAACAAAGAAGCGTTCCGCGCGAACCCGGCTCAATTCGCCAACGCCGACTTGGCTCTCGGCGGAGAGTGCGCCGTCTGTCGAGTCGATATGAATGCCAGCATGGCGGGCGCTGCGCAGTTCACGACTTTGCACAACGGACTGCGGTACCAGTTTGCCGGAGCTCAGCAGAAGCAGCTGTTTGATAGCAACCCGAGGCGGTACGCCGTCACGCCCCTGACGGCTTCGCCCGTCGGGTCGGGCAGAGTGCCCGCCGG
- a CDS encoding Undecaprenyl-phosphate mannosyltransferase, producing MEDQEGPSSSEPLHSVAVILPALNEEESIRRVLEALPPVGRVIVVDNGSTDATAQIAADAGAEVVAEPRRGYGSACLAGMAEIERGEAKPAVVVFLDADASDDPGLLPLLVEPILAGEADFVLGSRMRGEREPGAMPPVAAFGNHFASWLMRTFWKASYTDLGPFRAIRYESLIALGMIDRDYGWTIEMQMKALRHGLRVREIPVPYRRRIGRSKISGTVRGSLAAGTKILLTLARYGWSR from the coding sequence ATGGAAGACCAGGAGGGCCCCTCGTCGAGCGAACCGCTGCACTCGGTGGCGGTGATCCTGCCCGCGCTCAACGAGGAGGAAAGTATCCGCCGCGTGCTCGAAGCCTTGCCGCCGGTTGGGCGCGTGATCGTGGTCGATAACGGTTCCACCGACGCGACCGCACAGATTGCTGCCGACGCGGGCGCGGAGGTCGTGGCGGAGCCGCGTCGCGGCTACGGCAGCGCCTGCCTCGCGGGGATGGCGGAGATCGAGCGTGGGGAGGCGAAGCCGGCGGTCGTCGTGTTCCTCGACGCCGATGCGAGCGACGACCCCGGGTTGCTGCCTCTGCTCGTCGAGCCGATCCTGGCGGGCGAAGCCGACTTCGTCCTCGGCTCGCGGATGCGCGGTGAACGCGAACCGGGCGCCATGCCCCCGGTCGCCGCCTTCGGTAACCACTTCGCCAGTTGGCTGATGCGCACTTTTTGGAAAGCGTCCTACACGGACTTGGGCCCCTTCCGGGCGATCCGCTACGAGAGTTTGATTGCCCTCGGCATGATCGATCGCGACTACGGTTGGACGATCGAAATGCAGATGAAAGCGCTCCGACACGGCCTACGCGTTCGCGAGATCCCGGTCCCGTACAGGCGGCGGATCGGTCGGAGCAAGATCAGCGGGACGGTGCGTGGTTCGCTCGCCGCCGGGACCAAGATCCTGCTGACGCTGGCACGGTACGGTTGGTCGCGATGA